In Methanofastidiosum sp., the genomic window AGAAGTGTAGTCTATAAAAGATAAAGAATACAAGCTAATTTTAAGGCCAATTTTGCAGAAATTTCATTTTTATTTATATACTAAGCCGAGTGATTTCGAATTAAAATGTGAAGCCGTTGGGGGGATTTGAACCCCCGTCGAACTAGATTACGAGTCTAGCGCATGGCCGAGCTTTGCTACAACGGCATGATTAACTGTATAAAATTAGGTCGTTTTAAAACATTTGCTCTAATATTTAAATTAAAGACGGATAGAGATATTTTTTCTTATTAGTTTCTTTAATTTTGTCCCAGTCTGAAAGAATCTTAATAGACTCAAGTGTTGCTTTTGCGGCTTCTTCCTCTCCTTTAACCTTAAACTCCTGAGTTTTGCGGTTCCCAAATACTGCAAGTATTGCCCCAGCCCTAATACCAAATAAACTTGATAGGGTGAAGACTGTAGACGCTTCCATCTCTAAATTCAATACATTCGCCTTTTCTAGATCATCTATTAAGTTATTCATGAAAGACTGGTGATAGTCTCCAAAAGATGGCCTCTCCTGGCCCCCGTAAAATGTATCTCTGCTGGCGCCAATTCCAACATGGTATTTATATTGTAATTTTTCACAAGCATCTATCAATGCTAGAGTAACTTCATATGATGCAACTGCAGGATAAAATGGATTGACATAGTCTTTTGTTGCCCCGTCATACCTTACTGAAGCAGTATTAATTATTAGATCTCCACATTTAATTCTTTCATCTAGCGCTCCAGTGCTACCGATTCTAATCAATGTCTTTGCACCAATTCTTGCAAGTTCTTCAATTGCAATTGAAGTAGAAGGCGCGCCAATGCCAGTTGAGGTAACACTTATCCCAACGCCACGATAATACCCAG contains:
- a CDS encoding nucleoside phosphorylase, which codes for MELQYHIKCKEGDIFPYVIMPGDPNRVHLIGSFMEDVKKIACNREYTTISGYYRGVGISVTSTGIGAPSTSIAIEELARIGAKTLIRIGSTGALDERIKCGDLIINTASVRYDGATKDYVNPFYPAVASYEVTLALIDACEKLQYKYHVGIGASRDTFYGGQERPSFGDYHQSFMNNLIDDLEKANVLNLEMEASTVFTLSSLFGIRAGAILAVFGNRKTQEFKVKGEEEAAKATLESIKILSDWDKIKETNKKKYLYPSLI